CTGCCGTGCGTTGACCACCGGGGCCCAGGAACTGGAAGGCGGGCTGACTACTGCGTGTTCTGCAGCCGGAACGTGCGCGACGTCCTGCGTACGGACCCACCCCGCCCTCTGCCGGCAACGCCGGCGCTGCTACCGGTACGACAAGTTGAACTGAGTTCGAGTACGTACTTCGAGGGAGACCATGGCGAAGGCAAAGTTCGAGCGGACGAAGCCGCACGTGAACGTGGGGACGATCGGGCACGTGGACCACGGGAAGACGACGCTGACGGCGGCGATCACGACGATCCAGGCGGCCAAGGGGCTGGCGGACAAGGTG
This genomic window from Longimicrobiales bacterium contains:
- a CDS encoding GTP-binding protein, translated to MAKAKFERTKPHVNVGTIGHVDHGKTTLTAAITTIQAAKGLADKV